One Terriglobales bacterium genomic window carries:
- a CDS encoding Rieske (2Fe-2S) protein: MWQKIAIKSDLPGEGEAKEFTLGEKVFCVANVDGAYSAMDNVCIHRGGPLGQGVVLDGKIVCPWHGWMYDPKTGAADVSPSSRVQVYPLKVEGDDVMIDI; this comes from the coding sequence ATGTGGCAAAAGATCGCAATCAAGTCCGACCTGCCCGGGGAGGGCGAAGCCAAGGAATTCACCCTCGGCGAAAAGGTGTTTTGCGTCGCCAACGTTGATGGCGCCTACTCCGCGATGGATAACGTATGCATCCACCGTGGTGGCCCGCTCGGGCAGGGGGTCGTCCTGGATGGCAAAATCGTCTGTCCGTGGCATGGCTGGATGTACGACCCCAAGACCGGCGCGGCCGACGTCAGCCCAAGTTCGCGGGTTCAGGTCTACCCGCTCAAGGTCGAAGGCGACGATGTGATGATTGATATTTGA